The following coding sequences lie in one Enterococcus sp. 9E7_DIV0242 genomic window:
- a CDS encoding NUDIX domain-containing protein: MSRFASKREERQYYEQEASEVEFLKWYHQQDHPEYEKPSLTVDIVLMCYNKEEDQLKLLLIKRKGHPYRNSWALPGGFVMPNESTGESVLRETKEETGVVISKQNIEQLHTFSTPNRDPRGWVVTVSYLAFIGEEPLIAGDDAKEVSWFTMKRVGHKLILTDEDVEIRLDLNNPAADDYKLLAFDHSQIVLKAFNRVANKMEHEPQVLQVLGKDFTITEARKVFAKFLGVDYKSIDHSNFKKAMLQYFDEIGERPVGIGRPSKIYKLKATI, translated from the coding sequence TTGTCTCGCTTTGCTTCAAAAAGAGAAGAACGTCAATACTACGAGCAAGAAGCCAGTGAAGTGGAGTTTCTAAAGTGGTATCACCAACAGGATCATCCTGAATATGAAAAACCTTCGCTGACTGTCGATATTGTTTTGATGTGTTACAACAAAGAGGAAGATCAGTTAAAACTGCTTTTAATCAAACGAAAAGGACATCCTTATAGGAATTCATGGGCACTCCCCGGCGGATTTGTTATGCCAAATGAATCCACAGGAGAAAGTGTCCTACGTGAAACGAAGGAAGAAACAGGTGTCGTGATCTCCAAGCAGAATATTGAGCAACTGCATACCTTCAGTACACCGAATCGTGACCCGCGTGGTTGGGTCGTCACCGTTAGCTATCTTGCTTTCATCGGGGAAGAACCGTTGATTGCCGGCGATGATGCGAAAGAAGTCAGCTGGTTTACGATGAAACGGGTTGGTCATAAATTAATTCTTACAGACGAAGATGTAGAAATCAGACTAGACCTGAATAATCCGGCAGCTGATGATTATAAATTGCTTGCCTTCGATCACAGCCAAATTGTTTTAAAAGCGTTCAATCGAGTAGCCAACAAAATGGAACACGAGCCTCAAGTACTGCAAGTACTTGGGAAGGATTTCACGATCACAGAGGCTAGAAAAGTTTTCGCTAAGTTTCTTGGCGTAGATTACAAATCAATCGACCATTCAAACTTCAAAAAAGCTATGCTGCAATATTTCGACGAGATCGGAGAACGTCCTGTCGGCATTGGCAGACCGTCAAAAATATACAAATTAAAAGCAACGATTTGA